Proteins encoded in a region of the Nostoc sp. UHCC 0926 genome:
- a CDS encoding pentapeptide repeat-containing protein codes for MVWEITAEELLERYADGERNFAGIKLANYGLYGFRRSKYGRKLDLDGVVLRDINLRGAYLHEVYLEGADLTGADLGGIFLRECSLVGAIIRDANLSAANLYWSCFDNADLRGSDLDYMNACGSTFRGTQIGYFERAILAQTEFQGAHTESHLICSGWNLIWRTIMPSGIEVEGPQWGNGRDAR; via the coding sequence ATGGTCTGGGAAATTACTGCTGAAGAATTGCTGGAGCGGTATGCTGATGGGGAACGTAACTTTGCTGGGATCAAATTGGCTAATTATGGACTGTATGGATTTCGTCGCTCCAAATATGGTAGGAAACTTGACCTCGACGGTGTGGTTTTGCGAGATATCAACTTGCGAGGGGCTTACCTCCATGAAGTCTATTTGGAGGGAGCCGATTTGACTGGAGCCGATTTGGGGGGGATTTTCTTGAGAGAATGTTCCTTGGTTGGGGCTATTATTCGTGACGCTAATTTGTCCGCCGCTAACTTGTATTGGAGCTGTTTCGACAATGCCGATTTGCGCGGGAGCGACTTGGATTACATGAATGCCTGTGGTTCCACCTTTCGTGGAACTCAAATCGGGTATTTCGAGCGTGCTATTCTCGCTCAGACTGAATTCCAAGGTGCCCACACCGAAAGCCATCTTATTTGTAGTGGCTGGAATTTGATCTGGCGCACTATCATGCCCAGTGGGATTGAAGTAGAAGGTCCCCAGTGGGGAAATGGTCGTGATGCCAGATGA
- a CDS encoding Calx-beta domain-containing protein, with amino-acid sequence MGHLAGIISGYSEFDRHIQTVNGSKLFRGDNFTATLTKDGSHLDSKLYPFDLMNTSLSPGVRKLPGLIDLQILNAVRSLDWGSGGVGQGGNTLQAPLNSDPLIGILNGDFDTQADWSTRGAANILNSQAVLTEDSPFNSNFTQTFIIPSHAKYLQFTILDTHLGTNEFAPNDAFEVALLDARTLTPLVGTSIGLTQTDSLLNLQQTGIAYFSDKVKVAGANTSGDKIALNTPRTVKIDISNIAPGTLATLYFDLLGFGAKDGKVIVDNVMLLDKDLISPTAIADTATTDQAKPVLINILANDSDADGTINPSTVQIGTAPHTGTIIINSDGTLTYTPNNTFVGIDTFTYIVLDNDNAISNEATVTVNINNIAPIIDRITIESNLREGTIATFSAIASDPGDNLTYTWNFSDDSNPVTGQTLNHTFADNGTYTAILTVTDTHGASTVETLLLNVINVAPIVNPGADITTDEGTAITFNGSFIDPGILDTHTITWDFGDGSTTTSILNPTYTYTKDGIYTATLTVTDKDGGTNSNSLTVTVNNTDPIINNISGDTNIFEGAVANFSATATDSGLDTLTYTWNFGDDSDPLVGQNVNHIFAQDGNYTVNLTVTDTNGGATSETLSVQVNNAAPIITNIFGDTNINEGAVANFSAIATDPGNDTITYTWNFGDGSDPVIAQNVSHIFADNGIYTVTLTVSDSDGANTSSTLITNVGNVAPIVSAGVNQTIYKSESVSFDGRFTDPGILDTHTIRWDFGDGNTTTGILNPSHIYTTDGTYTATFTITDNDNAVSNDTMTVTVKKPPCISVSDVTIIEGDNGQKLAIFTASLSEISSRNISVNYTTGDGTAYSALDYTATNGTITFKAGETTKTIAVEVIGDTIDEFDETFFLKLDNAINATITTTSGIGTIVDNDSAPTLALSDRTITEGDNSTTVATFTVSLSTASAKPVTVQYTTADGTAISGSDYTSTNGTLTFAPGETSKSISVQVLGDTLDEFDETFNINLSNATNATIVNTQAVGTIVDNDSAPTLAISDRTITEGDNGTTVATFTVSLSDKSAKPITVKYTTADGTAIAADDYTPTNGSITFAPGETSKTISVHVIGDTRDEFDETFFLNLSDATNATITKNQAQSTIVDNDAPPSITIGDRSITETDNGAIALTYTISLDAPSGKPISVKYATADGTATAGTDYTATNGSITFAPGETTKTISVQVLGDTIDEFDETFFLNLSNATNATIADAQGAGTILDNDAPPTLTINDKTITEGDLGMQTMTFTVSLSAQSQKTISVDYTTANGTATSGSDYTATNATLTFAPGETSKTISVFLTGDTVDEFDESFFLNLSNATNATISDAQGAGTILDNDAPPTLSINDKTIIEGDLGRQTMVFTVSLSAQSQKTISVDYTTANGTATSGSDYTATNGTLTFAPGETTKNISVQVIGDRSIEADETFNMNLSSATNATIADAQGIGTIVNNDQPTAFTIIAEGTVTINNGGDFDGETLLLDDDALIYAGIGFTINGNPTLPVQRDAAGNPIRNSSGKLILVDRAVSVAPGYTVTNGPSNQYANLIPPQVVDKLSVNVPVYADVKGVELNRRIPANTPTVTFNASQNPINSASDWTAKFPPPGTASNPTVVKVIGGGLNIPSNLTTSNYVITVEQGDINFNGNGHSFNNVMLVSNNGNINLSTVQARDLSVFASGSINMNGGARFAGSTLMANGTSGGSINFNGATTTTDSASNLKVISTGDITFNAAANTRGTFQAVKNFNYNGNSTLFGSIEVKGNITFNTTATITNVAS; translated from the coding sequence ATGGGACACCTAGCAGGCATCATCTCCGGCTACAGCGAATTTGACCGCCACATTCAAACCGTCAACGGTTCCAAACTCTTCCGAGGCGACAACTTCACCGCCACCCTCACAAAAGACGGCAGCCACCTCGATTCTAAACTGTATCCCTTCGACCTAATGAACACCTCCCTCTCCCCAGGTGTTCGTAAACTCCCCGGACTTATCGACCTGCAAATCCTCAACGCAGTCCGCTCCTTGGACTGGGGGAGTGGGGGAGTGGGACAGGGGGGGAATACCTTGCAAGCGCCTCTCAACTCCGACCCCCTAATTGGCATCCTCAACGGCGACTTCGACACCCAAGCTGACTGGTCAACTCGTGGTGCAGCCAACATCCTCAACTCCCAAGCCGTCCTCACCGAAGACTCCCCCTTCAACAGCAATTTCACCCAAACCTTTATCATCCCCTCACACGCCAAATACCTGCAATTCACCATCCTTGACACCCACCTGGGAACCAACGAATTCGCCCCCAACGACGCCTTTGAAGTCGCCCTATTAGATGCCCGCACCCTCACCCCCCTAGTCGGCACATCTATAGGACTAACCCAAACCGACTCCCTCCTCAACCTCCAGCAAACCGGCATTGCATACTTCAGCGATAAAGTAAAAGTCGCAGGTGCAAACACCTCCGGCGACAAAATAGCCCTGAACACACCGCGCACCGTCAAAATTGACATCAGCAACATTGCTCCTGGAACCCTTGCCACCTTATACTTTGATCTACTAGGCTTTGGTGCAAAAGATGGCAAAGTGATCGTTGATAACGTCATGCTACTAGACAAAGACCTGATTAGCCCAACAGCGATCGCAGACACAGCCACCACCGACCAAGCAAAACCAGTATTAATCAACATCCTAGCTAATGATAGCGACGCTGATGGCACCATCAACCCCAGCACCGTGCAAATAGGCACAGCACCCCATACAGGTACCATCATTATTAATAGTGACGGCACCCTTACCTACACCCCGAACAACACCTTCGTCGGCATAGATACATTCACCTACATCGTCCTAGACAACGACAACGCCATCTCCAACGAGGCAACAGTCACAGTCAACATCAACAACATAGCCCCCATCATCGACCGCATTACAATAGAATCAAATCTGAGAGAAGGTACAATTGCCACCTTCAGTGCGATCGCCAGTGACCCAGGTGATAACCTTACCTACACTTGGAACTTTAGCGATGATAGCAACCCCGTTACCGGACAAACCCTCAATCACACTTTTGCTGACAACGGCACTTACACCGCCATCCTTACCGTTACCGATACTCATGGTGCGTCAACCGTAGAAACACTATTATTAAATGTAATTAACGTCGCACCCATAGTCAATCCTGGTGCAGACATCACAACAGATGAAGGGACTGCCATCACCTTCAACGGCAGCTTCATCGACCCAGGCATACTAGACACCCACACAATTACTTGGGACTTCGGCGACGGCAGCACAACCACCAGCATACTTAACCCTACTTACACCTACACTAAAGATGGTATATACACAGCAACCCTAACCGTCACCGATAAAGACGGCGGTACTAACAGTAACAGCTTGACTGTAACCGTTAACAACACCGACCCAATTATCAACAATATTTCCGGCGACACTAATATTTTTGAAGGTGCAGTTGCCAACTTTAGTGCCACCGCCACCGACTCAGGGTTAGACACCCTCACCTACACCTGGAACTTTGGCGATGATTCTGACCCATTAGTTGGCCAAAATGTCAACCATATCTTCGCCCAAGACGGCAATTATACCGTCAACCTCACCGTCACCGATACGAATGGCGGTGCAACCAGCGAAACCCTCAGCGTACAGGTTAACAACGCTGCACCCATAATCACCAACATCTTCGGTGACACAAATATAAATGAAGGTGCAGTTGCCAACTTTAGTGCGATTGCCACTGATCCCGGAAATGATACCATTACCTACACCTGGAACTTTGGCGACGGTTCTGACCCAGTAATTGCACAAAATGTCAGCCACATCTTTGCTGACAACGGCATCTACACCGTTACCCTCACAGTTAGCGATTCAGACGGTGCTAACACATCCTCAACACTGATCACCAATGTCGGTAACGTTGCACCTATTGTGTCAGCTGGTGTAAATCAAACTATCTACAAAAGTGAAAGTGTCAGCTTTGACGGTCGCTTTACCGACCCTGGTATATTAGATACACACACAATTAGATGGGACTTTGGAGATGGCAACACAACCACAGGCATCCTTAATCCCAGCCACATTTACACCACTGATGGAACATACACAGCCACTTTCACCATTACTGATAATGATAATGCCGTCTCTAACGATACAATGACCGTCACGGTGAAAAAACCACCCTGCATATCGGTTAGCGATGTCACCATTATTGAAGGTGACAATGGTCAGAAATTAGCTATCTTCACTGCTAGCTTATCAGAAATTAGTAGCCGCAATATCAGCGTCAACTACACAACAGGCGACGGCACTGCCTATTCAGCCCTTGATTACACAGCAACTAATGGTACAATTACCTTTAAAGCAGGTGAAACAACCAAGACAATTGCAGTCGAAGTCATTGGCGATACCATTGATGAATTTGACGAAACCTTCTTCCTGAAGCTAGACAACGCGATCAACGCCACTATCACTACTACCAGTGGAATTGGTACAATCGTCGATAACGACTCAGCACCAACACTCGCCCTGAGCGATAGAACCATTACAGAAGGCGATAACAGTACCACCGTCGCCACCTTCACCGTTAGCCTATCCACAGCCAGTGCCAAACCAGTAACCGTCCAATATACAACCGCCGACGGTACAGCTATCTCTGGTAGTGACTATACCAGCACCAACGGGACACTCACCTTTGCACCGGGAGAAACCAGTAAATCTATCTCTGTGCAGGTACTAGGTGATACCCTAGACGAATTTGATGAAACCTTCAACATCAACTTGAGTAACGCGACAAATGCCACAATTGTCAATACCCAAGCTGTAGGCACGATTGTTGATAACGACTCAGCACCAACACTTGCCATCAGTGATAGAACTATTACCGAAGGCGATAACGGTACAACAGTCGCTACCTTCACGGTTAGCTTATCAGACAAGAGCGCGAAACCGATCACTGTCAAATATACTACTGCCGATGGGACTGCGATCGCGGCTGATGATTACACCCCCACCAATGGCAGCATCACCTTTGCACCAGGAGAAACCAGTAAAACTATCTCAGTACACGTGATTGGCGATACAAGAGATGAATTTGACGAAACCTTCTTCCTCAACTTGAGCGATGCCACAAACGCTACAATTACCAAGAACCAAGCTCAAAGTACAATTGTTGATAACGATGCACCGCCAAGCATTACAATAGGCGACAGAAGCATCACCGAAACAGATAACGGCGCGATCGCACTAACCTACACTATCAGCCTCGACGCACCTAGCGGTAAACCAATATCCGTCAAATACGCTACCGCAGATGGCACAGCAACTGCGGGTACTGACTACACCGCCACCAACGGCAGCATCACCTTTGCACCAGGGGAAACAACCAAAACTATCTCAGTGCAGGTACTTGGCGATACCATTGATGAATTTGATGAAACCTTCTTCCTCAACTTGAGTAACGCTACTAATGCTACTATTGCCGATGCCCAAGGTGCAGGGACAATTCTGGACAATGATGCACCACCAACACTAACGATTAATGACAAAACCATTACTGAAGGTGATTTAGGCATGCAGACTATGACATTTACCGTCAGTCTTTCTGCTCAAAGCCAGAAAACAATTTCTGTGGATTATACCACAGCTAACGGTACAGCAACCTCCGGCAGTGACTACACCGCAACCAATGCTACACTCACCTTTGCTCCTGGCGAAACTAGCAAAACTATCTCAGTGTTTTTAACAGGAGACACTGTAGATGAATTTGATGAGTCATTCTTCCTGAATTTGAGTAACGCTACCAATGCTACTATTTCTGATGCCCAAGGTGCAGGGACAATTCTGGACAATGATGCGCCGCCCACACTGTCAATTAATGACAAAACCATTATTGAAGGTGATTTAGGCAGGCAGACTATGGTATTCACCGTCAGTCTTTCTGCTCAAAGCCAGAAAACAATTTCTGTGGATTATACCACAGCTAACGGTACAGCAACCTCCGGCAGTGACTACACTGCAACCAATGGTACACTCACCTTTGCTCCTGGCGAGACTACTAAGAATATCTCAGTGCAAGTAATCGGCGATCGCTCCATTGAAGCAGACGAAACCTTCAACATGAACCTCAGTTCAGCTACCAATGCCACCATCGCCGATGCTCAAGGAATTGGCACAATTGTGAATAATGACCAGCCGACTGCCTTTACAATTATTGCAGAAGGTACTGTAACAATCAATAATGGTGGAGACTTTGATGGGGAGACACTCTTATTGGATGATGATGCACTGATTTACGCTGGCATTGGGTTCACAATTAATGGCAATCCCACATTACCAGTTCAAAGAGATGCCGCAGGTAATCCAATCCGCAATAGCTCAGGTAAACTAATTTTGGTAGATAGAGCAGTTTCCGTCGCACCAGGTTACACTGTTACTAACGGCCCAAGCAATCAGTATGCCAACTTAATTCCTCCGCAAGTAGTCGATAAGCTTTCTGTAAATGTGCCAGTGTATGCAGATGTCAAAGGTGTTGAGTTGAATCGTAGAATTCCTGCCAATACCCCTACAGTTACCTTCAACGCTTCTCAAAACCCAATTAATAGTGCTAGCGATTGGACAGCGAAGTTCCCACCTCCGGGTACTGCGAGTAATCCGACTGTTGTGAAGGTGATTGGTGGCGGACTAAATATTCCCAGCAATCTTACAACCAGCAATTATGTGATTACTGTTGAGCAAGGCGATATTAACTTTAATGGCAATGGACACAGCTTTAATAATGTAATGCTTGTTAGCAACAACGGTAATATCAACCTTTCTACTGTGCAGGCAAGGGATTTATCCGTCTTTGCTTCTGGTTCGATTAATATGAATGGTGGTGCGCGATTTGCTGGCTCAACGCTGATGGCCAATGGTACCAGTGGCGGCAGTATTAACTTCAATGGCGCTACCACTACCACTGACAGCGCCAGCAACTTGAAAGTGATTTCAACCGGAGATATCACTTTTAACGCAGCAGCTAATACACGAGGGACTTTCCAGGCAGTCAAGAACTTTAATTATAACGGTAACTCGACTTTATTTGGCTCTATTGAGGTTAAAGGTAATATCACCTTTAACACTACTGCTACGATTACGAATGTTGCTAGCTAG
- a CDS encoding IS1096 element passenger TnpR family protein produces the protein MSDSEQLVIYQLHIFILGISPMIWRRIKIRSDSTIADLHYIIQIAMG, from the coding sequence ATGAGCGATTCTGAGCAACTTGTCATCTACCAGCTTCATATTTTTATCCTGGGCATCAGTCCAATGATTTGGCGCAGGATCAAAATCCGCAGTGACAGCACAATCGCCGATTTGCACTACATCATCCAGATAGCAATGGGATGA